A stretch of the Serratia marcescens genome encodes the following:
- the dtpD gene encoding dipeptide permease DtpD: MKTPSQPRAIYYVVAIQIWEYFSFYGMRALLILYLTHQLGYTDSHAIDLYSAYASLVYVTPILGGWLADRLLGNRVAVIAGAALMTLGHIVLGLSAVSAQSLYLALAIIICGYGLFKSNISCLLGELYPAQDSRREGGFSLLYAAGNVGSILAPIACGLAAERYGWHVGFALAGIGMFAGLAIFLLGGRHFRHTRGVNAPLMRAKSLGLPHWGWLLAALLASPLFFTLLFVHDWAGYLLGLVCVVAVVLVARIMLRADAGQRRGLWQIVVLMLLGTLFWAFAQQGGSSISLFIDHFVDRRWFGWTVPTALFQSINACAVMLGGVALAWLASGDGTGDRTLRIWCKFAFGLLLIGVGFALMALNTRLHGPGSMGLMIAGLAVMGFAELFIDPVAMAQITRLNIPGATGVLTGIYMLATGSIANYLAGIIANQTAEDHIEGAAMQAYGRIFAQIGWGAAGCALAVIAVLGGWWLLTRRQARTVNA; encoded by the coding sequence ACGGCATGCGTGCGTTACTGATTCTCTATCTGACCCACCAACTCGGCTATACCGACAGCCACGCCATCGATCTCTACAGCGCTTACGCTTCGTTAGTTTACGTCACTCCTATTTTGGGCGGCTGGCTCGCCGACCGCCTGCTGGGCAATCGCGTCGCGGTGATTGCCGGCGCGGCGCTGATGACGCTGGGGCATATCGTGCTCGGCCTGAGTGCGGTCTCCGCCCAGTCGCTCTATCTGGCGCTGGCCATCATCATCTGCGGCTACGGCCTGTTCAAATCCAATATCAGCTGCCTGCTGGGCGAGCTGTATCCGGCGCAGGACTCGCGCCGCGAAGGGGGGTTCTCGCTGCTGTACGCCGCCGGTAACGTCGGGTCTATTTTGGCGCCGATCGCCTGCGGGTTGGCGGCCGAGCGCTATGGCTGGCACGTCGGCTTTGCGTTGGCCGGGATCGGCATGTTCGCCGGCCTGGCGATCTTCCTGCTCGGCGGGCGCCACTTCCGCCATACCCGCGGCGTGAATGCACCGCTGATGCGCGCCAAAAGCCTGGGCTTGCCGCACTGGGGTTGGCTGCTGGCGGCGCTGCTGGCATCGCCGTTGTTCTTCACGCTGCTGTTTGTGCACGACTGGGCCGGCTATTTGCTCGGGCTGGTATGCGTGGTGGCGGTGGTGCTGGTGGCGCGCATTATGCTGCGTGCGGACGCCGGCCAGCGCCGGGGGCTGTGGCAGATCGTTGTGCTGATGCTGCTGGGCACGCTGTTCTGGGCTTTCGCCCAGCAGGGCGGCAGCTCCATCAGCCTGTTTATCGATCACTTCGTCGATCGGCGCTGGTTCGGCTGGACGGTGCCGACCGCGCTGTTCCAGTCGATTAACGCCTGTGCGGTGATGCTGGGCGGCGTGGCGCTGGCATGGCTGGCGAGCGGCGACGGTACGGGCGATCGCACGCTGCGCATCTGGTGCAAGTTCGCCTTCGGTCTGCTGTTGATCGGCGTCGGCTTTGCGCTGATGGCGCTCAATACGCGGCTGCACGGGCCGGGATCGATGGGGCTGATGATCGCCGGCCTGGCGGTGATGGGCTTTGCCGAACTGTTTATCGATCCGGTGGCGATGGCGCAGATCACCCGGCTGAATATCCCCGGCGCCACCGGCGTGCTGACCGGTATCTATATGCTGGCGACCGGTTCGATTGCCAACTACCTGGCGGGCATTATCGCCAATCAGACCGCCGAGGATCACATCGAGGGGGCGGCGATGCAGGCGTATGGCCGCATTTTCGCTCAGATCGGCTGGGGAGCGGCCGGATGCGCGC